Genomic segment of Eleutherodactylus coqui strain aEleCoq1 chromosome 1, aEleCoq1.hap1, whole genome shotgun sequence:
GCCTTTTCATTCTCTCTGGAGACACAGCTCACCATTGGATATGGCACCATGTTTCCAAGCGGAGATTGCCCAAGTGCTATTGCTCTTCTCGCAGTACAAATGCTGCTTGGACTCATGCTGGAGGCATTTATAACAGGTCAGATATTCACCTTATAGCATAAAATGTCATAGGCACTGTAAGCCATCGTCGTTACGCCTATATAAATTATGCTTCGTCTTTGTGCATTTTCACTTATTCCAGATTATGTATTCAACAGGTGTTTTTGTGGCAAAAATCGCACGACCGAAGAACCGCACTCCATCGATAGTCTTCTCAAGGTTGGCTGTCGTGGGCAGTCCGGAAGGAAAGCCGTGTTTAATGTTCCAAGTGGCAAACACACGCCCAAGCCCGCTAACCATGGTCCGAGTTAGTGGCATTCTCTACCAAGAAAGAGGCGATGGCCAAATCCAGCAGAGCAGCGTTGACTTTTTATTGGACAGTCAAAACAGCAACGTGGAGTGCCCTTTCTTCTCCTTCCCTCTCACGTATACCCATAGTCTATCTCCTGGAAGCCCGCTGGCACCTTTATTGCAACGTGAAACTGTATCATCTGCGGGTCACCTGGAGCTCGTGGTCTGTCTATCCGCTACTCAGGAAGGCTCAGGGGAAATCTGCCAGAGCCGTACTTCTTATCTACCAAACGAGATACTTCAAGGACACCGTTTTGCGCCATGTCTAACACGCCAGCCCGAAGGAGGATACCGCGTCTGTATGGAAACGTTTGGCCGTCCGCTCCCCGAGTTGCCACAAGCCTCACACAGACAGTCCTACAGAACTGAGCTGGAAGTCTGTGCGAACGGGCAAAGAGGGGATACCTTTCAAATCTGCGAGACTGGACTTGGAGAGTAAACAATATTTTAAAACCAATGACTTTCCTTAGTCCCTTCAGTCATCCTCATTCCGATAACTATGCCGACGCTTCTCcaaagaaaattcacacaggaaatGAGGATGCCATCGTCAAGGCTCCAAAAGACTGTTCTGTTATACCTTACTAGAGAACACCAAGCTCTGTAGCCCCGATGTTACAAGAGGGGTCTGTGGGACTCTGCCCACCTGATAATGTATAACTGTAATAAAAGAATTGCTCAGGGGAGTGACAgcactccaagaaaaaaaaacaaaaaaggcagaGTAGGCTTAAGAGACAGTGGACTAGCACTTATAAATGTACAGCAAGCCGGCCAACTCCGACATAAAAAGTGCAAATGATACAATGGACACATTTGAGAAAAGTTGACTCAGGTTGTTCACATACAGGAAGGGTTTGCTCATCAGATTGTCCTTTAAACGTGGAGTGCACTGTATTTAGTAACACGAGACGGGCGATACACTCAGAAGTGCAAGAGGTACACAGAAGACGAACGCAGGTACATCTATAGAGTGAGAACACAAGCATGCTTCCTTGACACCCACTAGTAGAGTAGTACAAGTTTGTGTATCATTACGACAGGCACATAGGGCACTCATGCAGGGGAGGAATATGCTAAAGCGCACACATACTTGCttggcctttttttttccccaaaagaatcAGACTCTGCACTTATAGGAATCGCTGTACTAACCCTTTAACAATTCCTAGCTGGCAGATTATGATAGCGGAAGAGGGCACAGACCCAGAGATGCTCTGTCCTGGGGCAGGAAGAGTGAAAGGGACTGCATCGAGGCTGGCCATGCAACGCCCGTTCAATATATTTGTGACAATAAACATGAATAAACTGTGCGCTTCCAGTTAGTTCCCTGCTGCTGGTTAATGTGTGATTGCAGAAAATGACATGGTGATGTGAGAGGACTGAAATCACAACGGATTACTGTCCACTACTCTCCTATAATCAGGATATGCCGACAGTTCATCCCTTGAATTTATGCATCTGTGCTTCAAAATACATTACTGCAAATCAATGACATACACACATCTACAGAAAGTTAtgaggttaaaggggtattcctgtctCAGACAATTAtgtcatatccacaggatataatCGCAAGCAAGCTTATTGATTAGTTGCATGTGAATGTTATGACTCAAAAAGGGTCAAACAATTTTTACAACTGAGTGTATATATTTTCAATATCCACCagaatataccataaatgtctgatatttgccagtcccacctctgggactgCACATTATCATTCAGAATGGGGACCCATCCTGCTGTGCTACGCTGCTTCCAGAACAGAGTTACATAAACAGCGTAGAACAGTCAATTTGGCTAACAACCTACTCCTGGCCATGACAAACGGGCTAGTATTCCCATCTCAATCATGTTTTGCAGAaatgggactacccctttaattagACAAGTTAGCTGACAGATGATTATCGGTCAAGCCCACGAATTTCAGCATGCGTAAGTCTTTACTCTCATGGTAGATAACCTGCCGCCAGCAGGTCTGGCAACAGAGTATATACCTCTTCCTACTGAGAACCTAATAACATAACAATACATACACTTGGATGAGCATGAATGTGTATGCGGGGAAAGGGgtcagaaggaatagctgtcTGCCAACCAAATGCTC
This window contains:
- the KCNJ13 gene encoding inward rectifier potassium channel 13; its protein translation is MVLQVSTDREGDSHSRSPRCTLLNSCSHRLVTKDGHSTIKAVGIQGQGLSYLRDIWGLLLDMRWRWMMLAFSASFLAHWLLFAVFWYLLAEMNGDLDLDHDAPPENHTICVKYITSFTAAFSFSLETQLTIGYGTMFPSGDCPSAIALLAVQMLLGLMLEAFITGVFVAKIARPKNRTPSIVFSRLAVVGSPEGKPCLMFQVANTRPSPLTMVRVSGILYQERGDGQIQQSSVDFLLDSQNSNVECPFFSFPLTYTHSLSPGSPLAPLLQRETVSSAGHLELVVCLSATQEGSGEICQSRTSYLPNEILQGHRFAPCLTRQPEGGYRVCMETFGRPLPELPQASHRQSYRTELEVCANGQRGDTFQICETGLGE